The proteins below come from a single Mesobacillus jeotgali genomic window:
- a CDS encoding pyridoxal phosphate-dependent aminotransferase, whose product MEFPQSDLLKSLPKQFFASLVQKVGAYTEKGADIINLGQGNPDQPTPQHIVERLKQAADNPVNHKYSPFRGLRSLKEAAAAFYKREYGVDLNPEEEIAILFGGKAGLVEIPQCLLNPGDTVLVPDPGYPDYWSGVELAKARMVTMPLREENDFLPDYAELSEDELDKAKLMFLNYPNNPTGAVADKKFFDQTIEMARKNEICVVHDFAYGGIGFDGNRPQSFLQSEGAREVGIEIYTLSKTYNMAGWRVGFAAGNKSVIAAINLLQDHMYVSLFGAVQEAAAEALMGPQACVAELNDLYESRRNVLIDGLRNIGWQVTAPKGSFFAWLKVPEPFTSVEFADYLLEKAHIAVAPGVGFGEHGEGFVRVGLLTSEERLREAVGRIESLEIFKKNS is encoded by the coding sequence ATGGAATTTCCACAATCAGATTTACTGAAAAGCCTGCCCAAGCAGTTTTTTGCTTCACTGGTGCAAAAGGTGGGCGCTTATACAGAAAAAGGGGCAGACATAATAAACCTGGGGCAGGGGAATCCTGACCAGCCGACTCCACAGCACATTGTTGAGAGATTAAAGCAAGCTGCGGATAATCCGGTTAATCATAAGTATTCGCCTTTCAGAGGATTGCGCTCCTTAAAAGAAGCTGCAGCAGCATTTTACAAAAGGGAATACGGGGTCGATCTTAACCCGGAAGAGGAAATTGCCATCCTATTTGGAGGTAAGGCCGGCCTGGTAGAAATACCTCAATGCCTGTTGAATCCTGGAGACACGGTTCTCGTTCCTGACCCCGGCTATCCTGACTATTGGTCTGGTGTCGAGCTGGCAAAGGCAAGGATGGTGACGATGCCACTCCGGGAAGAGAATGACTTTTTGCCTGACTATGCTGAATTAAGTGAAGACGAATTGGATAAAGCAAAGCTGATGTTCCTCAACTACCCAAATAATCCGACGGGTGCAGTGGCCGATAAGAAATTTTTTGATCAAACCATCGAGATGGCACGAAAAAATGAAATTTGTGTAGTTCACGATTTTGCCTATGGAGGAATTGGCTTTGACGGGAACCGCCCGCAAAGTTTTTTACAGTCCGAGGGCGCGAGGGAAGTAGGCATTGAGATTTATACTCTGTCAAAAACATATAATATGGCTGGCTGGCGTGTTGGCTTTGCGGCAGGGAATAAAAGTGTAATTGCTGCGATCAACTTGCTGCAGGACCATATGTATGTCAGCTTGTTTGGTGCTGTCCAGGAGGCAGCGGCAGAAGCTTTGATGGGACCGCAGGCATGTGTGGCTGAGCTAAATGATTTATATGAATCTAGGAGAAATGTACTCATTGACGGCCTTAGGAATATTGGCTGGCAGGTGACTGCTCCAAAAGGCTCGTTTTTTGCCTGGCTGAAGGTCCCTGAACCATTCACTTCGGTCGAATTCGCGGATTACTTGCTGGAAAAAGCACATATAGCAGTTGCGCCAGGTGTAGGGTTCGGTGAACATGGAGAAGGGTTTGTGAGGGTTGGCTTGCTGACTTCGGAAGAAAGATTGCGTGAAGCAGTCGGCAGAATTGAAAGCTTGGAAATATTCAAAAAAAATAGTTGA
- a CDS encoding carbon-nitrogen family hydrolase, giving the protein MKFKIACLQMDIAFGDPAQNYKNASKLIAQANGQNPDIIVLPELWTTGYDLDNLKTTAEEGAQAAKVFFKDAAMEYSSHFIGGSVANKTEAGIENTLLVFDKNGEQAGTYSKLHLFKLMDEHLYLAAGKEKGLFSLDGHKFAGLICYDIRFPEWVRAHALHDVEAMFVVAEWPIQRLEHWRALLIARAIENQCFIVACNRAGSDPNNTFAGHSMVINPWGEVIAEGGEGEEILLTEIDLDEVKEARSRIPIFTDRRPELY; this is encoded by the coding sequence ATGAAATTTAAAATAGCATGCCTGCAAATGGATATTGCCTTTGGGGATCCTGCACAGAATTACAAAAACGCTTCTAAACTGATTGCACAGGCAAACGGTCAAAATCCTGATATCATAGTCCTTCCGGAGCTCTGGACTACTGGGTATGATCTGGATAATCTAAAAACCACTGCAGAAGAAGGAGCACAAGCAGCCAAAGTGTTTTTCAAGGATGCTGCTATGGAATACAGCTCCCATTTCATAGGCGGGTCTGTTGCCAATAAAACAGAAGCAGGCATTGAAAATACATTGCTTGTTTTTGATAAAAATGGAGAGCAGGCAGGAACCTACAGCAAGCTTCACTTATTCAAGCTAATGGATGAGCATTTGTATCTGGCTGCCGGCAAGGAAAAAGGGTTGTTTTCCTTGGATGGCCACAAGTTTGCCGGCCTGATTTGCTATGATATTCGGTTCCCGGAATGGGTTCGTGCTCATGCACTCCATGATGTCGAAGCGATGTTTGTTGTCGCTGAATGGCCAATCCAGCGGTTGGAACACTGGCGGGCATTGCTCATCGCCCGTGCGATCGAAAACCAATGCTTTATAGTAGCATGCAACCGTGCTGGTTCAGACCCTAATAATACTTTCGCCGGCCATTCAATGGTCATTAACCCATGGGGTGAAGTGATCGCTGAAGGTGGAGAAGGAGAGGAAATCCTCCTGACGGAAATCGATCTAGACGAGGTTAAGGAAGCAAGGAGCAGGATTCCTATCTTTACGGACCGCAGGCCAGAACTGTATTAA